A stretch of Henckelia pumila isolate YLH828 chromosome 4, ASM3356847v2, whole genome shotgun sequence DNA encodes these proteins:
- the LOC140894308 gene encoding uncharacterized protein encodes MSSNEGREKDPQSPPHHEPLVTLANAELGSRTDEEADVDADPKSPPHCEPFVSQAKNHEEVAADSTLQLRRPPPTEYCVEDEPKMIVFSHLTPVRERKVLRSSAVSTPFHAPMYGANTALQGQEFEKRYLFRVRRDWPKWLEYDHMTECIRGLLSLQKLYPEILAENVSLMNVNFAQLFQTEYSSMDKPIDVEQLTSHIIGCVEDWPSSS; translated from the exons ATGTCTTCCAATGAGGGAAGAGAGAAGGATCCTCAGTCACCACCTCACCATGAACCAC TCGTCACTTTGGCTAATGCGGAGCTTGGATCCCGGACAGATGAAGAAGCGGATGTTGATGCAGATCCGAAGTCACCCCCACATTGTGAGCCAT TCGTCAGTCAGGCAAAAAATCATGAAGAAGTGGCTGCAGATTCTACACTGCAATTACGACGACCACCACCTACCG AATACTGTGTTGAGGATGAGCCGAAGATGATTGTATTCAGTCACCTAACACCCGTGCGCGAGAGGAAGGTGCTGAGATCATCTGCCGTTTCAACCCCCTTTCACGCACCCATGTATGGCGCCAACACTGCACTTCAAGGTCAAGAGTTTGAGAAGCGGTACTTGTTTAGAGTCAGGCGTGATTGGCCCAAG TGGTTAGAATATGAT CATATGACAGAGTGTATTCGTGGCCTCCTGAGCTTACAGAAGTTGTACCCAGAAATATTAGCTGAGAACGTTTCTTTGATGAACGTTAATTTCGCACAGTTGTTCCAAACAGAGTACTCAAGCATGGACAAGCCAATTGACGTTGAGCAACTCACAAGCCACATTATTGGATGTGTAGAAGATTGGCCCTCGTCCTCTTGA
- the LOC140894608 gene encoding phosphoribosylglycinamide formyltransferase, chloroplastic encodes METQTAQFRNPFHSAIPSIRSSEIYSVAQISTPISSKIRCPSWVSFKIHRSFYPRALSRRNLRFINHVVRLESEGSLDVGKDNQVSEIRKKNLAVFVSGGGSNFRSIYEASLSGSVHGDIAVLVTNKPECGGAEFARQKGIPVYIVHKLKDAQEGISAEDLVTILRSYKVDFVLLAGYLKLIPTELIRAFPNSILNIHPSLLPAFGGKGYYGIKVHKAVIASGARYSGATIHFVDEQYDTGRILAQRIVPVLAYDTPEELAARVLHEEHKLYVEAVSALCEDRITWRKDGVPLIKSKGNPHEYT; translated from the exons ATGGAAACCCAGACAGCTCAATTCCGGAACCCTTTCCATTCAGCTATTCCATCGATTCGATCCTCTGAAATCTATTCAGTGGCACAAATTTCTACTCCAATTTCATCCAAAATCCGTTGCCCAAGCTGGGTTTCTTTCAAAATTCATCGTTCTTTTTATCCTCGCGCACTTTCGAGAAGGAATTTGCGGTTCATAAATCACGTCGTGAGACTTGAGAGTGAAGGGAGCCTCGATGTAGGAAAAGATAACCAAGTCTCAGAAATTCGAAAGAAAAATTTGGCGGTTTTTGTATCTGGCGGAGGCTCCAATTTCAGGTCCATCTATGAGGCAAGTCTTAGTGGGTCTGTTCACGGTGACATCGCTGTTTTGGTCACCAATAAACCTG AATGTGGAGGGGCGGAGTTTGCCCGTCAGAAGGGTATCCCTGTTTATATTGTTCATAAACTGAAAGATGCGCAAGAGGGTATTTCTGCAGAAGATCTTGTAACTATTCTGAG ATCCTACAAGGTAGATTTTGTTCTTTTGGCTGGTTATCTCAAACTTATTCCCACTGAGCTGATCCGAGCTTTTCCAAATTCGATATTGAACATTCATCCATCACTTCTTCCAGCATTTGGTGGCAAAGGATACTATGGTATAAAGGTGCATAAAGCAGTCATTGCTTCTGGGGCGAG GTATTCTGGTGCTACAATCCATTTTGTTGACGAACAATATGATACGGGTCGTATCCTCGCCCAAAGGATCGTTCCTGTGCTTGCTTATGACACACCTGAAGAGCTAGCTGCAAGGGTTCTCCATGAG GAGCATAAATTATATGTTGAGGCAGTCTCAGCATTATGTGAAGACCGGATCACCTGGCGCAAAGATGGTGTCCCTCTTATCAAAAGCAAAGGAAACCCTCATGAATATACCTAG
- the LOC140894609 gene encoding uncharacterized protein has product MAQVVFKAFAAMFLLFVAFFGTEVLAQTHHVVGGDDGWSSDLKVSSWLMGRVFRVGDKIWFRYPAAEETIAELQSLEEFISCDITNPIRMYADGLNDVTLEKEGTRYFTSGNFENCKNGMKLPVQVEPSQHEPSPAPPTQPKPPPPSQPEPSPAPPTQPKPSPPIQPEPEPEPEPAPAPPTQPKPLPPVKPEPEPAPAPPTQPKPLPPIQPEPAPAPPTQPKPLPVPTPPEPIPIHPPSATPPPPTLTPPPPSSATTTSNVLSFVYCGLFLSYFVL; this is encoded by the exons ATGGCTCAAGTCGTGTTCAAGGCTTTTGCTGCCATGTTTCTTCTGTTTGTTGCCTTCTTTGGAACGGAGGTTTTAGCCCAGACACACCATGTCGTCGGAGGGGACGATGGTTGGAGCTCCGATTTGAAAGTTAGCTCTTGGTTGATGGGTCGGGTTTTCAGAGTTGGTGACAAAATAT GGTTTAGGTACCCGGCAGCAGAAGAAACCATTGCAGAGCTTCAAAGCCTGGAGGAATTCATATCCTGCGACATCACAAACCCCATCAGAATGTATGCTGATGGCTTAAACGACGTTACGCTGGAGAAGGAAGGGACCAGATACTTCACTAGTGGGAACTTCGAAAACTGCAAGAATGGGATGAAGCTACCCGTCCAAGTTGAGCCTTCTCAACACGAGCCTTCACCAGCACCACCCACGCAACCGAAGCCTCCGCCACCCTCTCAGCCAGAGCCTTCACCAGCACCACCCACACAACCGAAGCCTTCGCCCCCCATTCAGCCAGAGCCAGAGCCAGAGCCAGAGCCTGCTCCAGCACCACCCACACAACCGAAGCCTTTGCCCCCCGTTAAGCCAGAGCCAGAGCCTGCGCCAGCACCACCCACACAACCGAAGCCTTTGCCCCCCATTCAGCCAGAGCCTGCACCAGCACCACCCACACAACCGAAGCCTTTGCCAGTGCCAACACCACCGGAGCCGATTCCAATTCACCCCCCGTCCGCAACTCCACCTCCACCAACACTCACTCCTCCACCACCGTCTTCAGCCACCACCACATCGAACGTGCTTTCTTTTGTGTACTGTGGGTTGTTCCTTTCCTATTTTGTGCTGTAG
- the LOC140894607 gene encoding transcription initiation factor IIF subunit alpha: MPIDLILKPSCGGCGSTVDLYGSTCKHLTLCLTCGKTMAENRAKCYECGTPITRLIREYNVRASSSSIKNHFIGRFPTGVPNFKKKTDNKWSLQKEGLQGRQVTDALREKYKNRPWLLEDETGQFQYHGQLEGSQSATYYLLMLQGKEFLATPAGSWYNFNKVAQYKQLTLEEAEEKMKNRRKTADGYQRWMMKAANNGPAAFGEVEKFDEQESGAGGGKGRKKAAGDDDEGNVSDRGEEDEEDEASRKSRLGLNKKSGDDDEEGPRGGDLDFDDDDIEKGDDWEHEEIFTDDDEAVGNDPEEREDLAPEIPAPPEIKQDDEDEDEADEEGEVLSKSGKELKKLLGRANGMNDSETEDDDDDDEEDDMEDDISPVLAPKKEAPNEKPAEYSTPPKATTSGSGRVTPSSSKSSKSKRKGNGEDSKTPNGAPLKKVKTEHEVKSVKDETMVATKSTVPPKGASPPAPSKPGSTPPSGPVTEDEIRAVLLQKAPVTTQDLVAKFKSRLKLKEDKDAFAAILRRISKIQKTNGANYVVMRDR; encoded by the exons ATGCCgattgatttgatattgaagCCGTCATGCGGCGGTTGCGGCTCCACGGTGGATCTATATGGCAGCACTTGCAAGCATCTGACACTTTGCTTGACGTGCGGCAAAACCATGGCTGAGAATCGTGCCAAGTGCTACGAGTGCGGAACCCCCATCACTCGTTTGATTAGG GAATATAATGTTCGGGCAAGTTCCAGTAGCATCAAAAATCATTTTATTGGTAGATTTCCTACCGGTGTGCCGAATTTTAAGAAGAAGACCGATAATAAATGGTCATTGCAGAAAGAAGGCCTGCAGGGACGCCAAGTTACTGATGCTTTGCGG GAGAAGTACAAAAATAGACCTTGGCTGCTGGAGGATGAAACTGGCCAGTTTCAGTACCATGGTCAACTAGAGGGTTCACAGTCAGCTACATATTACCTCTTGATGCTTCAGGGAAAGGAATTTCTTGCTACTCCTGCTGGTTCTTG gTACAACTTTAACAAAGTGGCTCAGTATAAGCAACTCACTTTGGAGGAGgcagaagaaaagatgaaaaataGAAGGAAAACTGCTGATGGCTACCAGAGATGGATGATGAAAGCAGCAAACAATGGACCTGCCGCCTTTGGTGAAGTTGAAAAGTTTGATGAACAGGAAAGTGGAGCTGGTGGTGGGAAGGGACGCAAAAAAGCTGCTGGGGATGATGATGAAGGCAATGTTTCAGATAGAggagaggaagatgaagaagatgagGCATCAAGAAAAAGTCGGCTGGGACTTAATAAAAAAAGTGGGGATGACGACGAGGAGGGGCCTAGGGGAGGTGACCTGGATTTTGATGACGATGATATCGAAAAGG GTGATGATTGGGAGCATGAAGAAATTTTTACAGACGATGATGAAGCAGTTGGAAATGATCCTGAGGAACGTGAAGATTTGGCCCCTGAAATACCTGCTCCACCAGAAATCAAGCAG GATGACGAGGATGAGGATGAGGCGGATGAAGAGGGTGAAGTGCTAAGCAAATCCGGGAAAGAACTGAAGAAACTGCTTGGGCGAGCTAATGGGATGAATGATTCAGAGACAGaggacgatgatgatgatgatgaagaggACGAT ATGGAAGATGATATTTCTCCTGTACTTGCTCCCAAGAAGGAAGCTCCTAATGAAAAGCCAGCTGAGTACAGCACTCCACCAAAAGCAACTACTTCTGGATCAGGTCGTGTGACACCCTCCTCATCAAAATCTTCAAAGAGTAAAAGAAAAGGTAATGGAGAGGATTCAAAAACACCTAACGGTGCGCCCCTGAAAAAAGTGAAAACAGAACAC GAAGTAAAATCCGTGAAAGATGAAACTATGGTGGCGACGAAGAGCACCGTGCCTCCTAAAGGTGCATCTCCACCAGCACCATCAAAACCTGGATCAACACCACCTTCTGGACCAGTTACTGAAGATGAAATCAGGGCTGTTCTGTTGCAGAAGGCTCCAGTGACCACGCAAGATCTTGTAGCCAAATTTAAATCCAGGCTAAAACTGAAAGAG GATAAAGATGCATTTGCTGCCATATTGAGAAGAATATCAAAGATACAGAAGACTAATGGGGCCAACTATGTCGTGATGAGGGACAGATAA
- the LOC140894314 gene encoding glucan endo-1,3-beta-D-glucosidase-like has protein sequence MEPNGGLMSLDIVAWCVVKPGISDALISDFLNKVCLWEPDDCAMIQGGKPCFLPNSFDNHAGYMLSSILRKHGKEEACYSDGIGAITFVNPNEYCEYPNATLHIPDTNGANKQHVHGSKFILILGTVVALISLALRIYTLCRR, from the exons ATGGAACCAAATGGGGGCTTGATG AGTCTTGATATAGTTGCATGGTGTGTCGTTAAACCAGGAATTTCCGATGCATTAATCAGCGACTTTTTGAACAAAGTTTGTTTATGGGAACCCGATGATTGTGCTATGATTCAAGGGGGGAAACCGTGTTTTCTCCCCAACTCTTTCGATAACCATGCCGGGTATATGCTATCCAGCATATTACGCAAGCACGGGAAGGAGGAGGCATGTTACTCTGATGGTATAGGAGCCATAACATTTGTGAACCCGAATGAATACTGTGAGTATCCCAATGCAACGCTGCATATTCCAGACACAAATGGAGCTAACAAACAGCATGTCCATGGAAGCAAGTTCATTCTCATTTTGGGCACTGTGGTTGCTTTGATAAGCTTGGCTTTGCGCATTTATACTCTTTGCCGACGGTAA